In Wolinella succinogenes DSM 1740, a single genomic region encodes these proteins:
- a CDS encoding CheR family methyltransferase, with product MATTSKGFLEKAREEIYKITGIHLADNKDSLILNRIEKLARELKISDYDEILKEVSLGKYRQEFINAFTTNKTDFFREPFHFTDMMDRVLPRLCREKNSIKIYCSASSTGEEPYSIAATLLHAKEVYRCDGVPASIIATDIDTNVLDFAQKGQYKVDTLLNKLPTWLELDRYFEMKPLEGEKSREIQMNAKACLKSLISFKTMNLFSEKYPFARNEFDVIFCRNVLIYFKVEDQKKVLERLFSHLKVGGTLYLGHSENILTLQGRVDRLGQNIFVKNRD from the coding sequence ATGGCAACTACTTCAAAGGGTTTTTTAGAGAAAGCAAGAGAGGAGATCTACAAGATCACGGGGATCCATCTGGCGGACAATAAAGATTCTCTTATTCTCAATCGAATCGAAAAGCTTGCAAGAGAGCTCAAAATATCCGACTACGATGAGATTCTCAAAGAGGTGAGCTTGGGAAAGTATCGTCAAGAGTTTATTAATGCCTTCACAACCAATAAAACCGACTTCTTCCGTGAACCCTTTCACTTCACAGACATGATGGATCGCGTCTTACCGAGGCTCTGCCGGGAGAAAAACTCTATTAAAATCTACTGTTCAGCGAGTTCGACGGGGGAGGAGCCCTACTCGATTGCCGCGACTCTTCTGCACGCCAAAGAGGTCTATCGATGCGATGGAGTGCCCGCTTCAATTATTGCCACTGATATTGACACAAATGTTCTAGATTTTGCCCAAAAGGGTCAATACAAAGTGGACACCCTCCTTAATAAGCTTCCCACTTGGCTGGAGCTGGATCGCTATTTTGAGATGAAGCCTTTAGAGGGGGAGAAGAGTCGAGAGATACAGATGAATGCTAAAGCGTGCCTAAAATCGCTCATCTCCTTTAAAACGATGAATCTATTTTCCGAGAAATACCCCTTTGCCCGCAATGAGTTTGATGTGATCTTTTGTCGCAATGTGCTTATCTATTTCAAAGTGGAAGATCAAAAAAAGGTGCTGGAGCGACTCTTTAGCCATCTTAAAGTCGGAGGAACACTCTATTTGGGGCATTCTGAAAATATCCTTACGCTTCAAGGCCGCGTGGATCGCCTAGGCCAGAATATCTTTGTAAAGAATCGAGACTAA
- a CDS encoding CheB methylesterase domain-containing protein, whose amino-acid sequence MAKSFDQRVPLEVEKKHHPDLLLPSNPHKKEGKKIILIGSSTGGVEALTRIFPKLPAGLPPIVIVQHIPKGFSTSFAQRLNSISAFSVIEVSAREVLKDSHAYLAPGDKHLVIENVAGSYLAKCVDGERISRHKPSVDVLFRSGNNAAGKNAMAIIMTGMGDDGSIGIKELFDNGAYTIAQNEASCVVFGMPKKAIEKGAVSEVVSLDEIPQKIIEYAARSSDKGKNEPA is encoded by the coding sequence ATGGCTAAGAGCTTTGATCAGCGAGTCCCTCTAGAAGTGGAGAAAAAACATCACCCCGATCTCCTTCTCCCCTCTAATCCCCATAAAAAAGAGGGCAAAAAAATCATCCTCATTGGCTCCTCCACGGGGGGCGTAGAGGCTCTCACGAGAATCTTCCCTAAGCTCCCCGCAGGGCTTCCGCCTATTGTGATCGTTCAGCATATCCCCAAAGGATTCTCCACCTCTTTTGCTCAACGCCTCAACTCCATCTCGGCTTTTAGTGTCATTGAGGTGAGTGCGCGCGAAGTGCTCAAAGATTCTCACGCCTATCTTGCCCCAGGAGACAAACACCTTGTGATTGAGAATGTCGCTGGAAGCTATTTGGCCAAATGTGTTGATGGAGAGAGGATCAGTCGTCACAAGCCAAGCGTGGATGTGCTCTTTAGAAGTGGAAATAATGCTGCAGGAAAGAATGCGATGGCGATTATCATGACAGGCATGGGGGATGATGGTAGTATCGGAATCAAAGAGCTTTTTGATAATGGAGCCTATACGATTGCCCAGAATGAGGCGAGCTGTGTAGTCTTTGGAATGCCCAAAAAGGCGATTGAAAAAGGGGCGGTGAGCGAGGTGGTGAGCCTGGATGAGATTCCCCAGAAAATCATCGAATACGCCGCTAGAAGTAGCGATAAAGGCAAAAATGAACCCGCCTGA
- a CDS encoding YigZ family protein, which translates to MNPPELFFPKEEFRASFEEKGSTFLSFLMSHAYFVERLNALRAEHPKAVHFVSASRQFNEFGQIEESFSDDGEPKGTSGMPTLKVLRGYHLIDTALITVRYFGGTLLGTGGLVRAYTQSAKNVILGATLHPYKPCINKKLYLEYSHLQRAEYLSSKLELELVKEEFLPLGVNCQIKGEEQRIEGFLEAFKELFEKRSSLEA; encoded by the coding sequence ATGAACCCGCCTGAGCTCTTTTTCCCCAAAGAGGAATTTCGCGCCTCTTTTGAGGAGAAGGGCTCGACTTTCCTCTCTTTCTTGATGTCGCACGCCTACTTTGTGGAGCGCTTGAATGCTCTCAGGGCGGAGCACCCTAAGGCGGTTCACTTTGTAAGCGCAAGCCGCCAATTCAATGAATTTGGACAGATTGAAGAATCTTTTAGTGATGATGGAGAACCCAAGGGGACTTCGGGGATGCCCACACTCAAGGTGCTTCGAGGCTATCATCTCATTGATACCGCCCTTATCACCGTGCGATACTTTGGTGGCACGCTCCTTGGAACGGGAGGATTGGTGAGGGCTTACACGCAGAGCGCTAAAAATGTGATCTTGGGAGCGACCCTCCATCCTTATAAGCCATGCATAAACAAGAAGCTCTATTTGGAATACTCACACCTTCAGAGGGCGGAGTACTTGTCTTCGAAGCTTGAGCTCGAGCTTGTGAAGGAGGAGTTTTTGCCCTTGGGGGTGAATTGCCAAATCAAGGGAGAAGAGCAGAGAATCGAAGGCTTTTTAGAGGCTTTTAAAGAACTCTTTGAAAAGCGTTCTAGTTTGGAAGCTTAG
- the hemJ gene encoding protoporphyrinogen oxidase HemJ: MEYYMWIKTFHFLAFISWMAMLFYLPRLYVYHAEHIDNKDFVKVVKIQEDKLYNFIGWPAMIATVASGALMIILNPSMLSSGGWLHAKIVFALLLLAYHFDNGRYLKLFREDRCFKSGKFFRAYNEVPTILMIGIVIFAVLKPF; this comes from the coding sequence ATGGAATACTATATGTGGATTAAGACCTTTCATTTTTTGGCGTTCATCTCTTGGATGGCGATGCTCTTTTATCTGCCTAGGCTCTATGTCTATCACGCAGAACATATCGACAACAAAGATTTTGTCAAAGTGGTGAAAATCCAAGAGGATAAGCTTTACAATTTCATCGGATGGCCTGCGATGATTGCGACGGTTGCCTCAGGAGCGCTCATGATCATCCTCAATCCTTCCATGCTCTCAAGCGGCGGATGGCTCCACGCCAAGATTGTCTTTGCGCTTTTGCTTTTGGCTTATCATTTTGATAATGGTCGATATTTGAAGCTTTTTAGAGAGGATCGCTGTTTTAAGTCAGGGAAATTTTTTCGTGCTTACAACGAAGTGCCCACGATTT